One window of Oncorhynchus gorbuscha isolate QuinsamMale2020 ecotype Even-year unplaced genomic scaffold, OgorEven_v1.0 Un_scaffold_3999, whole genome shotgun sequence genomic DNA carries:
- the LOC124028300 gene encoding histone deacetylase 7-like, with the protein MAVVPWGWCDPGRTQPCWPPPPPFLGAFSAQHCAKYSQQLLPQHIQYEFDREQSRQEKEQEKRQELQQLMHKDKSEQSAVASPLVKQKLRSQILKRKEQAALERTASNLFGSTTPRGYRELAPDPDMTPKPLMVTPDVHHPLCDQRKDMPLRRTASEPILKVKSKLKKHINSRQNPLQRKTSAPPTVKHRTPDTQDYSPSSSSTPVSGCSSPNDSLLSDSPLTTGLATRLRGCCSRMAHWPASLPCSTALPTNSARLPTQVRGLSPGPLQYPSSRLECLAPGPPQTPGSDPL; encoded by the exons ATGGCTGTGGTTCCATG GGGCTGGTGCGACCCGGGCCGGACTCAGCCATGCTGGCCCCCACCTCCCCCATTCCTGGGGGCCTTCTCAGCCCAGCACTGTGCCAAGTACTCCCAGCAGCTGTTGCCACAGCACATCCAG TACGAGTTTGACAGGGAGCAGAGTCGgcaggagaaagagcaggagaagagacaggagcTGCAGCAGCTGATGCACAAGGACAAGAGCGAGCAGA GTGCTGTGGCCAGTCCCCTGGTGAAACAGAAACTCAGAAGCCAAATCCTGAAGAGGAAGGAGCAGGCCGCCCTGGAGAGGACCGCCTCCAACCTCTTCGGCAGCACCACGCCCAGGGGTTACAG GGAATTGGCCCCAGATCCTGACATGACCCCAAAGCCTCTCATGGTGACTCCTGATGTCCATCATCCACTATGTGACCAACGCAAGGACATGCCCCTCAGAAGAACAG cctcGGAGCCCATCCTGAAGGTGAAGAGTAAACTGAAGAAGCACATCAACTCCAGACAGAACCCTCTCCAACGCAAAACCAGTGCTCCCCCTACTGTCAAGCACAGAACGCCGGACACTCAGG ACTATTCCCCCAGCAGCAGTAGCACTCCAGTGTCGGGGTGCAGCTCGCCCAATGACAGCCTCCTCTCAGATAGCCCACTTACTACCGGACTGGCCACGAG acTCAGAGGTTGCTGCTCCAGGATGGCACACTGGCCCGCCTCCTTGCCCTGCTCCACCGCCCTGCCCACCAACAGCGCCAGGCTGCCCACCCAGG tgcgAGGCCTGAGCCCCGGCCCTCTCCAGTACCCCTCCTCCAGACTGGAATGCCTGGCTCCCGGGCCCCCACAGACCCCTGGGTCGGACCCGCTCTGA